Proteins from a single region of Platichthys flesus chromosome 16, fPlaFle2.1, whole genome shotgun sequence:
- the tfap4 gene encoding transcription factor AP-4 isoform X1, translating to MEYFMVPAQKVPSLQHFRKTEKEVIGGLCSLANIPLTPETARDQERRIRREIANSNERRRMQSINSGFQSLKTLIPHSDGEKLSKAAILQQTTDYIFALEQEKTRLLQQNSQLKRIIQELSGSSPKRRRAEEKDEGIGSPDILEEEKTEDLRREMIELRQQLEKERSVRMLLEDQMRSLDEQMYPETLKAIAQQVQEQQAQKQNLVHRHKQLERDLTPAHSPQMLAPATPPAPTHHATVIVPAPVQTPQSHHVTVVTMGPASVINTVSTSRHNLDTIVQVRPKWKEAIQHIEGTQGKGAVGEEEQRRAVIVTSGRGLSDAAGSDTASNSDGPDDCSLP from the exons ATGGAGTATTTCATGGTACCAGCTCAGAAGGTGCCCTCCCTGCAACATTTCAGGAAAACGGAGAAAGAAGTGATCGGGGGTCTCTGCAG TCTGGCCAACATTCCTCTGACTCCAGAAACAGCCCGGGACCAAGAGAGGCGAATCCGCAGAGAGATCGCCAACAGCAACGAGCGTCGGCGTATGCAGAGCATCAACTCTGGCTTCCAGTCACTTAAAACTCTCATCCCACACAGCGATGGAGAGAAGCTCAGCAAG GCTGCCATCCTGCAACAGACCACAGACTACATTTTCGCTTTGGAGCAGGAGAAGACGCGGCTATTGCAGCAGAACAGTCAGCTCAAGCGAATCATACAA GAGCTAAGTGGTTCTTCCCCAAAGAGGAGGCGTGCAGAGGAGAAGGATGAAGGGATCGGCTCGCCAGacatcctggaggaggagaagaccgAGGACTTGAGGAGGGAAATGATCGAGCTgcggcagcagctggagaaagagCGGTCAGTCCGGATGTTGCTGGAAGATCAG ATGCGTTCCCTGGATGAACAGATGTACCCAGAGACACTTAAAGCGATCGCCCAGCAGGTCCAGGAGCAGCAGGCCCAGAAACAGAACCTCGTTCATCGGCACAAGCAGCTGGAGAGGGACCTCACTCCAGCCCACAGCCCACAG ATGTTGGCGCCGGCGACCCCTCCTGCTCCCACACACCATGCCACGGTCATCGTCCCAGCACCAGTCCAAACTCCCCAGTCCCATCACGTCACTGTGGTGACCATGGGACCTGCATCAGTCATCAACACAGTGTCCACATCTCGACACAACCTGGACACCATTGTTCAAGTAAGACCAAAATGGAAGGAG GCAATCCAGCACATCGAGGGCACCCAGGGGAAGGGTGCTGTCggcgaggaggagcagcggAGGGCGGTCATCGTCACCTCAGGTCGCGGGCTCTCCGACGCGGCGGGCTCCGACACGGCCTCGAACAGTGACGGGCCGGACGACTGCTCGCTGCCCTGA
- the tfap4 gene encoding transcription factor AP-4 isoform X2: MEYFMVPAQKVPSLQHFRKTEKEVIGGLCSLANIPLTPETARDQERRIRREIANSNERRRMQSINSGFQSLKTLIPHSDGEKLSKAAILQQTTDYIFALEQEKTRLLQQNSQLKRIIQELSGSSPKRRRAEEKDEGIGSPDILEEEKTEDLRREMIELRQQLEKERSVRMLLEDQMRSLDEQMYPETLKAIAQQVQEQQAQKQNLVHRHKQLERDLTPAHSPQMLAPATPPAPTHHATVIVPAPVQTPQSHHVTVVTMGPASVINTVSTSRHNLDTIVQAIQHIEGTQGKGAVGEEEQRRAVIVTSGRGLSDAAGSDTASNSDGPDDCSLP, translated from the exons ATGGAGTATTTCATGGTACCAGCTCAGAAGGTGCCCTCCCTGCAACATTTCAGGAAAACGGAGAAAGAAGTGATCGGGGGTCTCTGCAG TCTGGCCAACATTCCTCTGACTCCAGAAACAGCCCGGGACCAAGAGAGGCGAATCCGCAGAGAGATCGCCAACAGCAACGAGCGTCGGCGTATGCAGAGCATCAACTCTGGCTTCCAGTCACTTAAAACTCTCATCCCACACAGCGATGGAGAGAAGCTCAGCAAG GCTGCCATCCTGCAACAGACCACAGACTACATTTTCGCTTTGGAGCAGGAGAAGACGCGGCTATTGCAGCAGAACAGTCAGCTCAAGCGAATCATACAA GAGCTAAGTGGTTCTTCCCCAAAGAGGAGGCGTGCAGAGGAGAAGGATGAAGGGATCGGCTCGCCAGacatcctggaggaggagaagaccgAGGACTTGAGGAGGGAAATGATCGAGCTgcggcagcagctggagaaagagCGGTCAGTCCGGATGTTGCTGGAAGATCAG ATGCGTTCCCTGGATGAACAGATGTACCCAGAGACACTTAAAGCGATCGCCCAGCAGGTCCAGGAGCAGCAGGCCCAGAAACAGAACCTCGTTCATCGGCACAAGCAGCTGGAGAGGGACCTCACTCCAGCCCACAGCCCACAG ATGTTGGCGCCGGCGACCCCTCCTGCTCCCACACACCATGCCACGGTCATCGTCCCAGCACCAGTCCAAACTCCCCAGTCCCATCACGTCACTGTGGTGACCATGGGACCTGCATCAGTCATCAACACAGTGTCCACATCTCGACACAACCTGGACACCATTGTTCAA GCAATCCAGCACATCGAGGGCACCCAGGGGAAGGGTGCTGTCggcgaggaggagcagcggAGGGCGGTCATCGTCACCTCAGGTCGCGGGCTCTCCGACGCGGCGGGCTCCGACACGGCCTCGAACAGTGACGGGCCGGACGACTGCTCGCTGCCCTGA